The segment CGAGGACGGCTGGCGGCGGATCCGGGTCGGCGCCGTCGAGTTCCGGGTCGTCAAGCCGTGCGGCCGCTGCCTGGTCACCACCACCGACCAGGAGACCGGCGAGCGGCGCGGCCCCGAGCCGCTGCGCGCGCTGGGGCGCCACCACCGGTTCGACCAGAAGCTGGTGTTCGGCCAGAACCTGGTGCCGGTGCGCGGCCCGCGGGGCGCCGACGTCCTCGGGACGCTGGAGGTCGGCGCCGAGGTGGAGGTGCTGGAGAGCGGCCCGGCGCCGGAGCCCGAGCGGCGCTGAGCCCCGGCCGCCGTCCCGCGCACCGCCCCGACCGGCGTCAGCTTCGCGCCACCGGAACCACCCCCGGCCTCGTTCGTTGAACCGGGCGCCGGGCCCGGACGGCGGCCCGCCGGGTCCGCCCCGCGCGCTACGGTGGGGCCGACCGCACCGCGCCCCGGCGCGACCGGCGCGACCGGTTCGACCGGCGCGACAGCCCAAGCTGCCGCGACCGAGGCAACCGCCGCAACCGACGCAACTGCCGCAACCGACTCAACAGACGAAGGCGGGGATGACAGATCGCCATGGGTGAGCTCAGGGTCCGGGTCACGCAGGACAGCGCCTCGCGCTGGCGCCGGCGCGGTGGCGAGTACGCGACGCTCCGCGAAGCCCTGGAGGTCGCCGAACCCGGCGACACCCTGACCCTGCGCGCGGGCACCTTCCGCGAGGCGGTGCTGATCGACAAGCCGGTGTCGCTGGTCGCCGAGCAGGGCGCGGGCAGCGTGCGGATCGCGCCGCCGGCCAGCGCGGTGCGCGGCGGCCCGGCGCTGACCGTGACGGCGGCGGCGACCGTCCGGGGCCTGGTGCTGGAGGGCTCCGACCGGTCCGCCCCGGCGGTGCTGCTGGCGGACGGCGCGGACGGCGCGGTGCTGGCGGACTGCCGGGTGGAGGCCGCGTCCTCGGTGGGCGTGGAGCTGGCCGACGGCGCCCGCGGGCAGCTGCTGAACTGCGTGGTGGAGAACCCGGCCGGCCTCGGGGTGCGGCTGCGCGCCCGCTCCCGGGCCGAGCTGGTGGACTGCGAGCTGGCGGCGGCCGGGCAGAGCGGCCTGGCGGTGCTGGGCGGTTCGCGGCTGCGCGCGGAGCGGGTGAAGGTCCGCCGGGCGGGCGGCGCGGGCGTGCTGCTGGCCGATCCGGGGACGGAGGCGGAGCTGGTCGGCTGCGAGGTCTCCGAGGTGCGCGGCTCGGGCGTGCAGGCGGAGGCGCAGGCGGTCGGCCGGCTGTTCGACTGCGCGGTGCACCGGGTGTCCGGCAACGGCCTGAGCCTGGACAGCGGCGCCGAACTGGAGCTGTCCTCCTGCCGGGTGCACGACGTCCCGGAGAACGCGGCCGACCTGCGCGGCGGCGCGAAGCTGACGCTGCGCCAGACCACCGTGCACGGCTTCGGCCGGGGCGCGCTCTCGGTCTGGGACGGCGGCACCCGGGTGCTGGCCGAGGGCTGCCGGTTCCACTCCGCGCAGGGCGACTACCCGGCGCTCTGGGTGAGCGACGGCGCGGCCGTGGAGCTGGCCGACTGCGCGCTGGACGACCTGCCGGACGCGCTGTTCGTCCTCGACCAGGGCTCGACCGCGACCGCCCGGGACTGCTCGTTCAGCGCGATCCGCTCGTCCGCCGTCTCGGTCAGCGGCGGCGCCAGCGCCGACCTGGCGAGCTGCCGGATCCAGGGCGCGGGCACCGGCCTGTGGTTCCGCGACCACGGCTCGGGCGGCCTGCTGACCGACTGCGAGATCTCGGACGTGGCGACCGGCGTGATCGTCACCAAGGGCGCCGACCCGGTGCTGCGCGAGTGCACGGTGCGCGGCGCGAGCGAGGCCGGGGTGTACGTGTCGGCGCAGGGGCGCGGCGAGTTCGACACCGTACGGGTCTCGCAGGGCGGCGGCTTCGGCTTCCACGTGATCGACGGCTGCCGGACCAGGCTGATCCGCTGCCGGGCCGAGCGCAACGCCCGGGCCGGGTTCGAGTTCTCCGAGCCGGGCCCGGTCGCCGAGGGCTGCACCTCGGACGACGCCGCGCCCGCCGTACCGTCCGCCGTACCGTCCGCCGTCCCGGGGCCCGCCGCGCCGGCCGCTCCCCCGCTGGCCACCCTCGTCCAGCACTCCTCGTCCGCTCCGGCCGGGGCCGCCGCGATCGCGCCGATCCCGGACTGCCGGCCCGCCGAGGTGGCGCTGGCCGAGCTCGACTCGCTGGTCGGGCTGGCGACGGTCAAGCAGGAGGTCCGCACCCTGATCGACCTGATCTCGGTCGGCCGGGCCCGGCAGCGGGCCGGCCTGAAGGCGCCCTCGCCCCGCCGCCACCTGGTCTTCACCGGCGCCCCCGGCACCGGCAAGACCACGGTCGCCCGGCTCTACGGCGAGATCCTCGCCTCGCTGGGCGTGCTGCAGCGCGGCCACCTGGTCGAGGTCGCCCGGCTCGACCTGGTCGGCGAGCACGTCGGCTCCACCGCGATCCGCACCGCCGGCGCCTTCGACCGGGCCCGCGGCGGCGTGCTGTTCATCGACGAGGCGTACGCGCTCGCCCCCGAGGACGGCGGCCGGGACTTCGGCCGGGAGGCGATCGACACCCTGGTCAAGCTGATGGAGGACCACCGCGACGAGGTGGTCGTCATCGTGGCCGGCTACACCGCCGAGATGGAGCGCTTCCTGGCCGCCAACCCCGGCCTCTCCTCGCGCTTCTCCCGCACCGTCACCTTCCCCGACTACAGCGCCGCCGAGCTGCTCGACATCGCCCGCGCCCAGGCCGCCGAACACGAGTACCGGCTGTCCGAGGACACCGAGGCCGCCCTGCTCGGCCACTTCACCGCCATCGACCGCTCGGCCGGCTTCGGCAACGGCCGCACCGCCCGCCAGGTCTTCGAGACCATGGTCGAACGCCACGCCTCCCGGGTCGCCCACCTCCCCTCCCCCACCACCGAGGACCTCCAACTCCTCGTCCCCACCGACCTCCCGGCCTGACCGGCCCCGCCCATGTCCGTTCGCGGCCCCGCTCGTTGAACCCCCCGTGGGCAAGAGAGCGCCGTGGCTGGTCTCCGACGAGTCGTGGGGGCGGATCGAACCCCTGCTGCCCGCCCGGCGGCAGGGGACCGGCCGCCCTTCGCTGAACGACCGCCGCTGCCTCCAGGGGATCCTGTTCGTGCTGCTGACCGGCATCCAGTGGGAGTGGCTGCCGCAGGAGCTGGGCTTCGGCTCGGGCATGACCTGCTGGCGCCGGCTGCGGGACTGGCAGGAGTCGGGCGTCTGGGACCGGCTGCAACGGGTGCTGCTGGACGAGGTGCACCGGGCGGACGAGTGGGACTGGTCCCGGGCCCGGCGCTGAGCCGCCGGGGCCGGTGGGCCGCGTCAGGGCCGGTGGGCGGCCAGCGCGGCGGCGAGGCGGTCGCGCAGGGCGGTCTGTTCGGCGATCCGGCGGTCGAGGACGGCCAGCCGGTCGCGGGCCACCGCGAGGGTGCGGTCGGTGGGCCGGTGGCCGGTGACGTCGCCGTCCAGGCAGGGCAGGAAGGCGCGGACGTCGTCGAGGGTGAGGCCGACGGCGAGCAGCGCCCGGATGTTGCGGACCCGGACGACCGCCTCCTCGCCGTAGACCCGGTAGCCGTTGTCGGCGCGCCGGGCGTCGATCAGCCCCGCCTGCTCGTAGTGCCGCACGGCCCGGGCGGTGGTGCCGGTCCGGGCGGCCAGTTGACCGATCCTCACCCGGCCGATCCTCCCACCCGCCCGGACCGCCGCGCTCATCCGACGACCGCGCCGCCGTCCACCGGCAGGACCACGCGGGTGACGAACCCTGCCGCCTGCGTCAGGGTCAAGCCGCCGGCGGCGTCCGGGGGTTCAGACCAGCCGGGCGCCGCCGTCGACGTGCAGGACGGTGCCGGTGACGTACGGGTTGTCGATGGCGTGCAGGACGGCCTTGACCAGGTCGTCGGTGGTGCCGACCCGGCGGGCCGGGTTGCGGGCGGCGACCGAGGCGAGGAAGGCGGCCTTGTCGGCGCCGAGGCCGTCCCAGGAGCCGGTGTCGACGATGCCGGGGGAGACCGCGTTGACCCGGACCGGGGCGATCTCGACGGCGAGGGCCCGGACCAGGAAGGCGAGGGCGCCGTTGGTGGTGGCCATCACGGTGCGGCCGGGGACGGGGCGCCAGGCGGCGACGCCGGAGAAGAAGGTGAGCGAGCCGTCGGCGGCGATCTGCCCGGCGAGGTGCTTGGCGAGCAGCAGCGGGCCGATCACCTTGGCGTCGAACGCCCGTCGCACGGCGGCGGGTTCGAGCTCGGCGAGCGGCCCGTTGGCGGGCACCGCGGCGGTGGAGACCAGGTGGTCGAAGCGGCCGAGCCGGGCGGCCAGCGCCTCGATCGAGGCTTCCTCGGTGAGGTCGACGGGCAGCACGGTGGCCGGTCCGGCCAGTTCGCCGGCGGTCCACTCCAGCTTGCGCGGGTCGGGGCCGGCCAGCACGAGTTCGGCGCCGGCGGCGGAGGCGGTGCGGGCGAGCCGGCGGCCGGTGCGGGAGCCGGCGCCGATGACGACCAGGCGGCGGCCGGACAGGTCTGCGGACATGGCGGGTTCTCCTCGGGGGTGCGGGGATCGGGCGGCCGGTGGGGTTCCTCCCGGCCCGGTCTCCAGCCTGCTGCGTGCCGCCCTGATAGGTCCAAGGCTTGTTTTCGACCGTTCCCATAGACTCCGTGCATGGCAACGCTTCGCCAGTTGGCGTACCTGGCCGCCGTGGTCGACACCGGCTCGTTCACCCGGGCCGCCGAGCTGCTGCACGTCACCCAGCCCGCGCTCTCGCACCAGGTACGGGCGCTGGAGGGCTCGTTGGGCGGCCCGCTGCTGGAGCGGCTGCCGCGCGCGGTCCGGCTGACGCCGCTCGGCCGGGCCGTCCTCCCGCACGCCCGGGCGGTCCTCGCCGACGCCGAGCGGCTGCACGCGGCGGCCCGCCGGGCGGGCGGCCTGGTGGAGGCCGAACTGGAGGTCGCGGCCGTCCACTCGGTGGCGCTCGGCCTCCTGCCGCCGGTACTGCGGGCCTGGCGGGCCCGGTACCCGGGGGTCAGGATCCGGCTGCGCGAGTACCCGCACGCGGAGCTGCTGCGGGCCGCGACGGCGGCCGGCCGGGCGGACCTCGCGGTCGGGCCGCTGCCGGACGACTGGGACGGCCCCGTACGGGAGTTGGGCGTCGAGGAGTTCGCCCTGGTGCTGCCGCCGGACGACCCGCTGGCCGGGACGCCCGGCGGGGTCCTGCCGCTGGCCGCGCTCGCCGACCGGGACTGGGTGCACTACGCGCCCGGGCACGGCCTGGCCGAGGTGCTGGACGCCGCCTGCGCCCGGGCCGGCTTCACCCCGCGCCCGGCCGTCCGCACCGAGCAGACCTCCGCCGCCCCGGCCCTGGCCGCCGCCGGCCTCGGCCCGACCCTGGTGCCCGCCTCCGTCCTCCCCGCCGGGCTGGACGCCGCCGTCCTGCGCCCCGACCCGCCGGTGCGCCGCGCCCTGGCCGCCTACACCCGCACCCGCCCGGACCGGCTGACCACCGCGTTCACCGACCTGCTCGCCGAGGTCTCGACGCGCTGAGCCGGCCCGGCCCGGCCCGTCGGGCACCTGGTCTGCGCACGACGGGTCAGAAGACGGCAGGTCAGAAGACGGTGGGTCAGAAGACGGCGGTGAAGGCGTCGATGCGGGGCTGGTCGAGGTCGGGGCGGAGGCGGCCGGTGCGGGCGAGGGTGACCATGCCGTGCAGGGCGGACCAGGCGAGTTCGGTGTAGCCGCCGGGGTCGTGGCCGGCGGCGTTGGCGCTGCGGGTGGCGGGTTCGGCGATGGCGGCGAAGGCGGCGTGCAGGGGGGCGGGGGCTTCGGGGGTGCCGAAGGGGAGGGTGCTGGGGAGGGTGAAGATCGCGTCGTAGAGGGCGGGGTTGGCCTCGGCGAAGGCGAGGTAGGCGCGGGCGACGGCGGCGAAGGCCGCCCGGGGGTCGGGGACGTCGGCGGCGGCGGCCCGGAGCAGGGTGGCGAGTTCGGCGCAGCCTTCGACGGCGACGGCGGCGACGATCGCGTCCTTGCCGGCGAAGTGGCTGTAGAGGACGGGCTGGCTGTACTCGATGCGTTCGGCGAGGCGGCGGGTGGTGACGGCGTCCCAGCCCTCGGCCTCGGCGAGTTCGCGGGCGGTGCGGACGATCAGCTGTTCCCGTTCGGCGCGTTCGCGCGCCCGGCGTTCCTTGATAGCCATGAATGGAATCCTAGCATCGCTAGACATCCGGCCGCCGGCCGGTCTAGCATCATTCTTGTCGCTAGCGCCGCTAACCAACCGGCGGCGCACCGCACTTCACGCCGCGTCAGAGACCAGGGGGAACCACCATGTCCGCACTCACCAGCACCACGACCAGCACCGGCACCGCCGTCCGCGAGCCCAGCGGCCGCCTGCGCGTCAACCTCGCCACCGTGTTCACGGTCCTGGTCGCGCTCGGCATCGGCTACGTCGGCGTCAGCTACCTGTTCGCCCCGGAGCAGACCGCCTCCGGCTTCGGGATGCCGGTCTGGCCGCGGGGCGAGGCCGCCGACTTCCTGACCGTGAAGGGCGTCCGGGACGTCGTCTCCGGCCTCGTCCCGCTGGCCCTGCTGCTGACCGGCCACCGCCGGGCGCTCGGCTGGGCGCTGCTCGCCGAGTCGGTGACGCCGTTCGGCGACGCCACCACCATCCTGCTGCACCACGGCAGCACCGCGACGGCCTTCGGCGTGCACGCCGCCACCGCCGTCTTCGTGGTGGTCACGGCCGCCCTGC is part of the Kitasatospora setae KM-6054 genome and harbors:
- a CDS encoding right-handed parallel beta-helix repeat-containing protein is translated as MGELRVRVTQDSASRWRRRGGEYATLREALEVAEPGDTLTLRAGTFREAVLIDKPVSLVAEQGAGSVRIAPPASAVRGGPALTVTAAATVRGLVLEGSDRSAPAVLLADGADGAVLADCRVEAASSVGVELADGARGQLLNCVVENPAGLGVRLRARSRAELVDCELAAAGQSGLAVLGGSRLRAERVKVRRAGGAGVLLADPGTEAELVGCEVSEVRGSGVQAEAQAVGRLFDCAVHRVSGNGLSLDSGAELELSSCRVHDVPENAADLRGGAKLTLRQTTVHGFGRGALSVWDGGTRVLAEGCRFHSAQGDYPALWVSDGAAVELADCALDDLPDALFVLDQGSTATARDCSFSAIRSSAVSVSGGASADLASCRIQGAGTGLWFRDHGSGGLLTDCEISDVATGVIVTKGADPVLRECTVRGASEAGVYVSAQGRGEFDTVRVSQGGGFGFHVIDGCRTRLIRCRAERNARAGFEFSEPGPVAEGCTSDDAAPAVPSAVPSAVPGPAAPAAPPLATLVQHSSSAPAGAAAIAPIPDCRPAEVALAELDSLVGLATVKQEVRTLIDLISVGRARQRAGLKAPSPRRHLVFTGAPGTGKTTVARLYGEILASLGVLQRGHLVEVARLDLVGEHVGSTAIRTAGAFDRARGGVLFIDEAYALAPEDGGRDFGREAIDTLVKLMEDHRDEVVVIVAGYTAEMERFLAANPGLSSRFSRTVTFPDYSAAELLDIARAQAAEHEYRLSEDTEAALLGHFTAIDRSAGFGNGRTARQVFETMVERHASRVAHLPSPTTEDLQLLVPTDLPA
- a CDS encoding MerR family transcriptional regulator, with protein sequence MRIGQLAARTGTTARAVRHYEQAGLIDARRADNGYRVYGEEAVVRVRNIRALLAVGLTLDDVRAFLPCLDGDVTGHRPTDRTLAVARDRLAVLDRRIAEQTALRDRLAAALAAHRP
- a CDS encoding SDR family oxidoreductase → MSADLSGRRLVVIGAGSRTGRRLARTASAAGAELVLAGPDPRKLEWTAGELAGPATVLPVDLTEEASIEALAARLGRFDHLVSTAAVPANGPLAELEPAAVRRAFDAKVIGPLLLAKHLAGQIAADGSLTFFSGVAAWRPVPGRTVMATTNGALAFLVRALAVEIAPVRVNAVSPGIVDTGSWDGLGADKAAFLASVAARNPARRVGTTDDLVKAVLHAIDNPYVTGTVLHVDGGARLV
- a CDS encoding LysR family transcriptional regulator, encoding MATLRQLAYLAAVVDTGSFTRAAELLHVTQPALSHQVRALEGSLGGPLLERLPRAVRLTPLGRAVLPHARAVLADAERLHAAARRAGGLVEAELEVAAVHSVALGLLPPVLRAWRARYPGVRIRLREYPHAELLRAATAAGRADLAVGPLPDDWDGPVRELGVEEFALVLPPDDPLAGTPGGVLPLAALADRDWVHYAPGHGLAEVLDAACARAGFTPRPAVRTEQTSAAPALAAAGLGPTLVPASVLPAGLDAAVLRPDPPVRRALAAYTRTRPDRLTTAFTDLLAEVSTR
- a CDS encoding TetR/AcrR family transcriptional regulator produces the protein MAIKERRARERAEREQLIVRTARELAEAEGWDAVTTRRLAERIEYSQPVLYSHFAGKDAIVAAVAVEGCAELATLLRAAAADVPDPRAAFAAVARAYLAFAEANPALYDAIFTLPSTLPFGTPEAPAPLHAAFAAIAEPATRSANAAGHDPGGYTELAWSALHGMVTLARTGRLRPDLDQPRIDAFTAVF
- a CDS encoding DUF4267 domain-containing protein, translating into MSALTSTTTSTGTAVREPSGRLRVNLATVFTVLVALGIGYVGVSYLFAPEQTASGFGMPVWPRGEAADFLTVKGVRDVVSGLVPLALLLTGHRRALGWALLAESVTPFGDATTILLHHGSTATAFGVHAATAVFVVVTAALLLTERRAGNGRN